The proteins below come from a single Ruegeria sp. SCSIO 43209 genomic window:
- a CDS encoding Lrp/AsnC family transcriptional regulator: MDELDNRLLNALHRDARASLSELAELLGVTRTTVRSRLKRLQQSGEIVGFTVVTRQGVSESPVRGLMMLEIAGRGTERIRSRIAAMRQVRAVHSTNGSWDLIAEIGTDTLDELDEVLFQIRRMEGVTRSETNLLLSTRKGRS; this comes from the coding sequence ATGGACGAACTGGACAATCGCTTATTGAACGCACTGCACAGGGACGCTCGGGCATCGTTGTCGGAACTGGCTGAACTGCTCGGGGTGACCCGAACAACCGTGCGCAGCCGACTAAAGCGGCTTCAGCAGTCTGGCGAAATCGTCGGCTTTACCGTTGTGACACGGCAGGGCGTATCGGAAAGCCCTGTTCGTGGATTGATGATGCTTGAGATCGCAGGCCGCGGGACCGAGCGGATCAGATCGCGGATCGCTGCGATGCGTCAGGTTCGGGCGGTGCACTCAACTAATGGAAGTTGGGATCTGATCGCAGAGATCGGAACTGATACACTGGATGAGCTTGATGAAGTCCTGTTCCAGATCCGTCGGATGGAGGGCGTTACACGATCTGAGACCAATCTGTTGCTTTCGACACGCAAGGGACGCTCGTGA
- the rocF gene encoding arginase — translation MSKMNIILAGAPMDAGKHRQGCRMGPDAYRVAGLAQALSDLGHSVSDIGDTRPDAVDISEDTHLFSLPECVGWTQALSRTAQEAALEGLPIFMGGDHALSMGTVAGMAAHADRIGRPLFVLWLDAHSDFHTPSSTASGNLHGTPVAYFTGQSGFDAFPPLISPIPTDRVGMIGLRSVDPAERAALEKDHAMLADMRSIDEHGIKTPLLAFLDKVRAANGILHVSLDVDFLDPSIAPAVGTTVPGGATEREAHLVMELLHESGLVCSLDLVELNPFLDERGRTAKLMVDLAASLMGRRIFDRPTRSF, via the coding sequence ATGAGCAAAATGAACATCATTCTCGCCGGAGCGCCGATGGATGCCGGCAAACACCGCCAAGGCTGTCGGATGGGTCCAGATGCCTATCGGGTCGCGGGTCTCGCCCAAGCGCTGTCAGATCTCGGGCATTCTGTGTCGGACATCGGTGACACGCGACCAGATGCCGTCGACATTTCGGAAGACACCCATCTGTTCTCTTTACCGGAATGCGTGGGCTGGACACAGGCGCTAAGCCGCACGGCACAAGAGGCCGCGCTTGAAGGCCTTCCTATTTTCATGGGCGGTGATCACGCCCTGTCGATGGGCACGGTGGCAGGAATGGCGGCACATGCAGACCGTATCGGGCGCCCTCTTTTCGTGCTCTGGCTGGATGCACATAGCGATTTTCATACGCCCAGCAGCACGGCCAGCGGCAATTTGCATGGAACGCCGGTCGCTTATTTCACTGGCCAGTCAGGCTTTGACGCCTTTCCACCGCTGATATCGCCGATCCCAACGGATCGCGTCGGTATGATCGGTCTGCGCTCGGTCGATCCCGCCGAACGTGCGGCATTGGAAAAAGATCACGCGATGCTCGCCGATATGCGCAGCATCGACGAGCACGGTATCAAGACACCCCTACTGGCCTTCCTTGACAAAGTACGCGCAGCAAACGGCATCCTGCATGTCTCGCTGGATGTGGACTTCCTTGATCCCTCGATTGCGCCTGCGGTTGGAACCACTGTCCCAGGTGGCGCAACCGAGCGCGAGGCGCATCTGGTCATGGAATTGTTGCATGAAAGCGGTCTCGTTTGTTCGCTGGACCTCGTCGAGCTGAACCCGTTCCTGGATGAGCGCGGCCGAACCGCAAAACTGATGGTCGATCTTGCAGCCTCGCTGATGGGTCGTCGCATCTTCGATCGCCCAACCCGGAGCTTCTGA
- the ctlX gene encoding citrulline utilization hydrolase CtlX: MISLQSPSAVVMVRPHAFASNPETRDDNAFQTLANRSAAATSAAARDEHDKAVEQLRAAGVTVHVFDDEGERDTPDSVFPNNWFSTHPGGHVAVYPMFVPSRRRERRSDVIELLKREYRVQDVIDYSGLEQDDLALEGTGAMVLDHVGRIAYTVRSNRADPVLLERFCTHFNYEPIAFDAKDAEGRDVYHTNVLMGIGTHYALICLDMISDPERRATVRARLEESGRTVIDLSHEQIADFAGNAIELCGNDGLVLALSSRALQALTPAQVAIIQASATPLPLSVPTIETAGGSVRCMIAGIHLSRR; the protein is encoded by the coding sequence ATGATTTCTCTTCAATCTCCTTCAGCTGTCGTGATGGTGCGCCCGCACGCATTTGCGTCGAATCCTGAAACCCGCGACGACAATGCATTTCAAACACTGGCAAATCGATCTGCTGCAGCGACGTCTGCTGCCGCGCGGGATGAGCATGACAAAGCAGTAGAACAGCTTCGCGCTGCTGGTGTGACCGTTCATGTGTTTGACGACGAAGGCGAACGTGACACACCCGACAGCGTGTTCCCAAACAACTGGTTTTCGACCCATCCAGGCGGTCATGTCGCTGTTTATCCGATGTTCGTTCCATCGCGCAGACGCGAAAGACGCTCAGATGTAATTGAGTTACTGAAGCGGGAATATCGAGTGCAAGACGTCATCGACTATTCCGGCCTCGAACAGGACGACCTCGCGCTTGAGGGCACTGGCGCAATGGTTCTGGATCACGTGGGCCGTATTGCCTACACTGTTCGATCCAACCGCGCCGATCCGGTGTTGTTGGAGCGTTTCTGTACGCATTTCAACTATGAGCCGATTGCCTTTGATGCAAAGGACGCTGAAGGCCGTGATGTCTATCACACCAATGTCCTGATGGGGATCGGGACGCACTACGCGCTGATTTGTTTGGACATGATTTCCGACCCGGAACGCCGCGCAACAGTTCGGGCACGGCTGGAAGAATCTGGGCGGACTGTCATCGATCTGTCCCATGAGCAGATTGCAGATTTTGCAGGAAACGCGATTGAGCTTTGTGGCAATGATGGTCTTGTCCTGGCGTTGTCCAGCCGAGCGCTACAGGCTCTTACACCTGCTCAAGTCGCGATCATCCAAGCCAGTGCAACTCCACTGCCGCTCTCGGTTCCCACAATTGAAACAGCCGGTGGATCCGTACGTTGTATGATCGCTGGTATCCATCTTTCCCGCCGATAG
- a CDS encoding ornithine cyclodeaminase, producing the protein MMQPSDKALVPFVSVDNMMRLVHHIGVEQMITQIAAQIESDFKRWESFDKTPRIPAHSPHGVIELMPTSDGEAYGFKYVNGHPKNTSEGLQTVTAFGLLADVYTGYPTLLTEMTMLTALRTAATSALVGKYLAPKSATTMAMIGNGAQSEFQCLAFKAMCGIDTVRLYDTDPNATAKCAANLQGKGLTVVPCKTPEDAIEGAQIITTCTADKKYATILTDNMVGPGVHINAIGGDCPGKTELHRDILLRSNIFVEYPEQTRIEGEIQALENDHPVTEMWEVMTGQATGRTDDRQITLFDSVGFAIEDFSALRYIKSAIEGTDFYEALDMLADPDDPRDLFGMLMRAG; encoded by the coding sequence TTGATGCAACCTTCTGATAAGGCCCTCGTGCCATTTGTATCCGTCGACAACATGATGCGTCTGGTCCATCACATCGGGGTCGAACAGATGATCACGCAGATTGCCGCGCAGATCGAATCCGATTTTAAACGCTGGGAGAGCTTTGACAAAACGCCCCGCATCCCGGCCCATTCACCACATGGGGTGATCGAACTGATGCCAACCTCGGATGGTGAGGCATACGGGTTCAAATACGTCAATGGGCATCCCAAGAACACGTCTGAGGGCCTGCAGACCGTGACCGCGTTTGGCCTGCTGGCTGATGTCTATACCGGTTACCCGACATTGTTGACCGAAATGACGATGTTGACTGCTTTGCGGACAGCGGCAACCTCTGCGCTGGTCGGCAAATACCTCGCGCCCAAATCCGCGACGACGATGGCGATGATTGGAAACGGCGCGCAATCCGAGTTCCAGTGCCTCGCCTTCAAAGCCATGTGCGGCATCGATACGGTCCGGCTCTACGACACAGACCCGAACGCGACGGCGAAATGTGCAGCCAATCTGCAGGGCAAAGGGCTGACGGTCGTGCCCTGCAAAACGCCGGAGGACGCAATCGAAGGCGCTCAGATCATAACGACCTGCACCGCTGACAAGAAATACGCCACCATCCTGACCGACAACATGGTCGGCCCCGGTGTGCACATCAACGCCATTGGCGGTGATTGCCCCGGCAAAACCGAACTGCACCGCGATATCCTTCTGCGCTCGAATATCTTTGTAGAATACCCCGAGCAAACGCGGATCGAAGGTGAAATTCAAGCTCTGGAGAATGATCACCCTGTCACCGAGATGTGGGAAGTTATGACCGGACAAGCCACAGGGCGCACCGATGATCGACAGATCACGTTGTTCGACAGTGTCGGCTTCGCGATCGAGGACTTCTCGGCACTACGTTACATCAAAAGCGCGATTGAAGGCACTGATTTCTATGAGGCATTGGATATGCTGGCAGACCCTGACGACCCGCGGGATCTGTTCGGGATGTTGATGCGGGCAGGATAA
- a CDS encoding TRAP transporter large permease: protein MDTIDIGLWVTAGLLVLVVTGMRVAFAAGLAGLVGLVWIFWAKFGYDPERFGKALTVAVKTAGQVPHSKVASHTLSLIPTFILIGYLAYYAGLTRALFEAAKRWVAWVPGGLAVSTIFATAGFAAVSGASVATSAVFARIAIPEMLAVGYNKRFAAGVVAAGGTLASLIPPSAILVIYAIIVEQDVGKLLLAGFIPGAFSAVIYGLLIVGIAVIFKSVGPPVTGFTWKQRFAALPGALPIVAVILIIICFVYNPFGDKAWGTPTEGGAIGAFIVFCFALIHGMRWPEFKSALLETAKLTAMIFAIIWGVLIYVRFLGFADLPGAFSDWITSLEMSPMLILICILLAYAVLGMFMDAIGMLLLTLPVVYPAVMALNGGEAVSAADSAFGMSGPMCAIWFGILVVKMAEFCLITPPIGLNCFVVAGVRPDLSVQDVFKGVTPFFIADALTIALLVAFPGIVLYLPSLAG, encoded by the coding sequence ATGGACACGATTGATATCGGCCTTTGGGTCACTGCCGGACTGTTGGTTCTTGTCGTCACTGGCATGCGGGTGGCATTTGCTGCAGGTCTGGCAGGGTTGGTTGGCCTTGTTTGGATATTCTGGGCGAAGTTTGGGTATGATCCCGAGCGGTTTGGTAAGGCACTGACGGTGGCCGTCAAAACGGCTGGCCAGGTGCCACATTCCAAGGTGGCGTCTCATACGCTGAGCCTGATCCCAACATTCATCCTGATCGGCTATCTAGCCTACTACGCTGGCCTGACCCGCGCCTTGTTTGAGGCGGCAAAACGCTGGGTGGCATGGGTGCCTGGCGGGTTGGCCGTTTCAACGATTTTTGCGACCGCCGGTTTCGCCGCCGTATCAGGTGCATCGGTCGCCACATCAGCCGTCTTTGCGCGCATCGCCATCCCTGAAATGCTGGCCGTCGGGTATAATAAACGTTTCGCCGCCGGTGTGGTTGCCGCTGGCGGGACCTTGGCCTCGCTAATCCCCCCATCTGCGATCCTTGTGATTTACGCCATCATTGTCGAGCAGGATGTGGGAAAACTGCTGCTCGCAGGCTTCATCCCCGGTGCGTTTTCGGCGGTGATCTATGGCTTGCTGATCGTCGGTATCGCCGTGATCTTCAAGTCCGTCGGACCGCCGGTCACCGGGTTTACCTGGAAACAACGATTTGCTGCACTTCCGGGCGCACTGCCCATTGTGGCGGTGATCCTCATCATAATCTGCTTTGTCTATAACCCCTTCGGCGACAAGGCTTGGGGCACCCCGACCGAGGGCGGGGCCATCGGGGCCTTCATCGTGTTCTGCTTTGCCCTGATCCACGGCATGCGCTGGCCTGAATTCAAATCGGCCTTGCTTGAAACCGCCAAACTGACCGCCATGATTTTCGCGATTATTTGGGGTGTTTTGATCTACGTGCGCTTTCTTGGTTTCGCAGATCTGCCGGGGGCGTTTTCCGACTGGATCACTTCGCTCGAAATGTCGCCTATGTTGATCCTCATTTGCATCCTGCTGGCCTACGCAGTGCTGGGCATGTTCATGGATGCGATCGGTATGTTGCTTTTGACACTTCCGGTTGTGTATCCCGCCGTTATGGCCCTGAATGGAGGCGAGGCCGTCAGCGCAGCAGACAGCGCCTTTGGTATGTCCGGGCCGATGTGTGCGATCTGGTTTGGTATCTTGGTGGTCAAAATGGCCGAGTTCTGCCTGATCACACCTCCTATTGGTCTAAACTGTTTTGTTGTCGCAGGCGTGAGGCCCGATCTTAGTGTTCAGGATGTCTTCAAAGGTGTAACGCCGTTCTTCATTGCCGATGCTCTGACCATCGCACTGCTGGTGGCCTTTCCAGGGATTGTTCTCTACCTGCCATCGCTTGCGGGATAA
- a CDS encoding TRAP transporter small permease subunit, with translation MAGHATVLEDGSLLSRLDHRLLRLERFMALISGFAVFGLMVLAVVSVSGRNALNAPLPGYVDWIEQAMPLIAFLGISFVQRDGGHIRMDIVISRLKGRALWLFELISVLLILLLMLALVWGSWSHFDRSFDFGAPMWSRDSSIDIGIPIWPAKLLAPVAFSVLCARLILQVWGYGRAFMLGLEAPVAVPLIQDAAAQAAAEAEQFEGRN, from the coding sequence ATGGCAGGACATGCCACGGTGCTTGAGGATGGCAGTCTTCTAAGCCGGTTGGATCACCGTTTGTTACGTCTAGAGCGTTTTATGGCGCTGATCAGCGGATTCGCGGTTTTCGGGCTGATGGTGCTGGCTGTTGTGTCAGTCAGCGGCCGAAACGCATTAAACGCGCCTTTGCCCGGATATGTTGACTGGATTGAACAGGCGATGCCCCTGATCGCGTTTCTGGGTATTTCGTTTGTGCAGCGCGATGGCGGGCATATCCGAATGGATATCGTTATCTCGCGCTTGAAAGGGCGGGCGCTGTGGTTGTTCGAGCTGATCTCGGTTCTGTTGATTCTGCTGCTGATGCTGGCGCTGGTTTGGGGAAGTTGGTCACACTTTGACCGGTCCTTTGACTTCGGCGCTCCGATGTGGAGTCGCGACAGCTCGATTGATATCGGGATTCCTATTTGGCCAGCCAAGCTGCTGGCGCCCGTTGCTTTTTCGGTGCTGTGCGCCCGGCTAATCTTGCAGGTCTGGGGCTATGGACGCGCCTTCATGCTGGGGCTCGAGGCACCGGTGGCCGTACCGCTGATACAGGATGCCGCCGCACAGGCTGCAGCCGAGGCCGAACAATTCGAAGGACGTAACTGA
- a CDS encoding C4-dicarboxylate TRAP transporter substrate-binding protein: MKKMLSGAAFAALSVAFVTEAAATEWNASVWGKRRAFTEHVEKLAELVNEKTGGDFTINVSYGGLSKPKENLDGIEIGAFEMAQFCAGYHRDKNRAITVLELPFLGVNTLDEEVAVSHAVYDHPAVKDEMAQWNARIIMTSPMPQYNLVGTGNPRDELAEFDGMRVRATGGLGQAFEAVGGVPTSVPATEAYNAMESGVVDTVAFAQHAHLSFGTINEADWWTANLNPGTVNCPVVVNIDAYEALPAEHREALDGSINEAIDHYLANYGGLLEKWDGVLAEKGVEKVEIDDAVLEEFRAKAADPIRAKWIEDMTAQGLPAQDLYDLVQSTLQQQRGGN, translated from the coding sequence ATGAAAAAGATGTTGAGCGGTGCGGCTTTTGCCGCCCTGAGTGTGGCGTTTGTCACCGAAGCAGCCGCGACCGAATGGAATGCCTCGGTCTGGGGTAAGCGCCGCGCATTTACCGAGCATGTTGAGAAACTGGCTGAACTGGTGAACGAAAAAACCGGCGGCGATTTCACCATCAATGTTAGCTATGGCGGATTGTCGAAGCCCAAGGAAAACCTGGATGGAATCGAGATTGGCGCGTTCGAGATGGCGCAGTTCTGTGCGGGCTATCACCGCGATAAGAACCGCGCGATCACCGTTTTGGAACTGCCCTTCCTTGGCGTAAACACATTGGATGAAGAGGTGGCCGTCAGCCACGCAGTCTACGATCATCCAGCAGTCAAGGACGAGATGGCGCAGTGGAACGCGCGCATCATCATGACTTCACCGATGCCTCAATATAATCTTGTTGGTACCGGTAACCCTCGTGATGAGCTTGCCGAGTTCGACGGTATGCGCGTACGCGCAACTGGCGGTTTGGGGCAAGCATTTGAAGCAGTTGGTGGCGTACCTACGTCCGTGCCTGCGACCGAAGCCTACAATGCGATGGAATCTGGCGTGGTCGATACCGTGGCCTTCGCTCAGCATGCGCATCTGTCGTTCGGGACAATCAACGAAGCTGACTGGTGGACGGCCAATCTGAATCCCGGAACGGTAAACTGTCCGGTGGTGGTGAATATCGACGCCTATGAAGCGCTGCCAGCCGAACATCGCGAAGCGCTGGACGGCTCGATTAATGAGGCTATCGATCACTATCTGGCCAACTACGGTGGACTGCTTGAAAAGTGGGATGGCGTGCTGGCAGAGAAAGGCGTTGAAAAGGTCGAGATTGACGATGCCGTGCTTGAGGAGTTTCGCGCCAAAGCCGCTGATCCGATTCGCGCGAAGTGGATCGAAGACATGACCGCCCAGGGTCTGCCTGCGCAGGATCTTTATGATCTTGTGCAATCGACACTGCAACAGCAGCGCGGCGGTAACTGA
- the acs gene encoding acetate--CoA ligase gives MTTAAQADAKTYPPSAETVARAHVDADKYADMYAASINNPEAFWDEQGKRVDWIKPYTQVKDVSYDFGSVGINWYADGTLNVSANCLDRHLNTRGDQTAIIWEPDDPNDEAQHITYAELHRRTCRMANILESMGVRKGDRVVIYLPMIPEAAYAMLACARIGAIHSIVFAGFSPDALAARVNGCDAKVVITADEAPRGGRKTPLKSNADAALLHCKDSVKCLVVKRTAGQTTWIDGRDYDYNEMALEADDYCAPAEMNAEDPLFILYTSGSTGQPKGVVHTTGGYLVYAAMTHEITFDYHEGDVYWCTADVGWVTGHSYIVYGPLANGATTLMFEGVPTYPDASRFWQVCEKHKVNQFYTAPTAIRALMGQGTEFVEKCDLSDLRTLGTVGEPINPEAWNWYNEVVGKGKCPIVDTWWQTETGGHLMTPLPGAHAMKPGSAMKPFFGIQPVVLDPQSGVEIEGNGVEGVLCIKDSWPGQMRTVWGDHERFEKTYFSDYKGYYFTGDGCRRDEDGDYWITGRVDDVINVSGHRMGTAEVESALVAHAAVAEAAVVGYPHEIKGQGIYCYVTLMNDREPSDELLKELRTWVRTEIGPIASPDVIQWAPGLPKTRSGKIMRRILRKIAENDFGSLGDTSTLADPSVVEDLIENRANK, from the coding sequence ATGACTACCGCTGCCCAGGCAGATGCCAAGACATATCCGCCATCCGCAGAAACTGTCGCCCGTGCGCATGTCGACGCCGACAAATACGCAGATATGTACGCTGCGTCGATCAACAACCCCGAAGCATTCTGGGATGAGCAAGGCAAGCGCGTTGACTGGATCAAGCCTTATACTCAGGTCAAAGACGTCAGCTATGATTTTGGTTCGGTTGGTATCAACTGGTATGCGGACGGCACGCTAAACGTCTCGGCCAACTGTCTTGACCGTCATTTGAATACGCGCGGCGATCAGACAGCGATCATCTGGGAACCGGATGATCCAAACGACGAAGCTCAGCACATTACCTACGCCGAATTGCACCGTCGCACCTGTCGCATGGCCAATATTCTCGAGTCGATGGGCGTGCGCAAAGGTGACCGCGTTGTGATTTATCTGCCGATGATCCCTGAAGCAGCCTATGCGATGCTGGCTTGTGCACGGATCGGAGCAATCCATTCGATTGTATTTGCTGGGTTTTCACCCGATGCGTTGGCAGCCCGAGTCAACGGATGTGATGCCAAGGTCGTCATCACCGCCGATGAGGCACCACGTGGTGGCCGAAAGACTCCGCTGAAGTCCAACGCAGACGCGGCCCTGCTGCACTGCAAAGACAGCGTGAAATGTCTGGTGGTCAAACGCACCGCTGGGCAGACCACTTGGATCGATGGCCGCGACTATGATTACAACGAAATGGCGCTTGAAGCGGATGACTATTGCGCACCCGCTGAGATGAATGCCGAAGATCCGCTGTTCATTCTCTATACTTCCGGTTCGACTGGTCAGCCCAAAGGTGTCGTCCATACGACCGGCGGTTATCTGGTCTATGCCGCGATGACGCATGAGATCACATTCGACTACCATGAAGGCGACGTCTACTGGTGCACCGCCGATGTCGGCTGGGTCACCGGTCACAGCTATATCGTCTACGGACCACTGGCCAACGGCGCGACCACACTGATGTTCGAAGGCGTGCCGACCTATCCGGATGCATCACGCTTCTGGCAGGTGTGCGAAAAGCACAAGGTGAACCAGTTCTACACCGCTCCGACGGCAATTCGCGCTCTGATGGGTCAGGGTACCGAGTTCGTCGAGAAATGCGACCTGAGCGATCTCCGGACGCTGGGCACAGTCGGCGAGCCGATCAACCCGGAAGCCTGGAACTGGTACAATGAAGTTGTTGGCAAAGGTAAATGCCCGATTGTTGACACCTGGTGGCAGACCGAAACCGGCGGTCACCTGATGACCCCCCTGCCCGGTGCGCACGCGATGAAGCCCGGCTCGGCGATGAAACCGTTCTTCGGCATCCAGCCGGTGGTTCTGGACCCGCAATCCGGTGTTGAGATCGAGGGAAATGGCGTTGAGGGTGTTCTGTGCATCAAAGACAGCTGGCCCGGTCAGATGCGCACCGTCTGGGGCGATCATGAGCGGTTCGAGAAGACCTATTTCTCGGACTATAAAGGCTACTACTTCACCGGCGATGGCTGCCGTCGCGATGAGGATGGCGATTACTGGATCACTGGCCGCGTCGATGATGTAATCAACGTCTCCGGCCACCGGATGGGCACGGCCGAGGTGGAAAGCGCGCTGGTCGCCCATGCCGCCGTCGCCGAGGCCGCTGTGGTTGGTTACCCCCATGAAATCAAAGGGCAAGGCATCTATTGCTATGTCACTTTGATGAATGACCGCGAGCCGTCGGATGAGCTGCTGAAAGAGCTGCGCACCTGGGTCCGGACCGAGATCGGCCCGATTGCCTCGCCTGATGTGATCCAGTGGGCCCCCGGCCTGCCCAAGACTCGCTCGGGCAAGATCATGCGCCGAATTCTGCGCAAGATTGCCGAGAACGACTTTGGTTCGCTTGGCGATACGTCGACCCTGGCCGATCCGTCAGTGGTCGAAGACCTGATCGAAAACCGGGCAAACAAGTGA
- a CDS encoding adenylate kinase: MDAATTISPAVLILLGPPGAGKGTQARMLEEKFGLVQLSTGDLLRDAVAAGTEAGNAAKAVMEAGDLVSDGIVIAILRDRMAEPDCAKGVILDGFPRTTVQAEALDGLLASSDQKINAAISLEVEDAEMVTRISGRYTCAGCGEGYHDTYKQPVEDGKCDKCGHTEFKRRADDNAETVASRLAAYHAQTAPLIDYYQAQGVLKGIDAMGQIDDIAQDLQGIVGEVMK; encoded by the coding sequence ATGGACGCTGCCACGACCATATCCCCCGCTGTTCTGATCCTTCTCGGCCCTCCGGGCGCCGGGAAGGGTACGCAGGCTCGTATGCTTGAAGAGAAGTTCGGGCTTGTACAACTCAGCACCGGTGATCTGCTGCGCGACGCGGTCGCCGCAGGTACCGAGGCTGGTAATGCTGCCAAAGCGGTCATGGAGGCGGGCGATCTTGTTAGCGACGGCATCGTCATCGCGATCCTTCGCGACCGCATGGCGGAACCGGACTGCGCCAAGGGCGTCATACTGGATGGTTTCCCCCGGACCACAGTCCAGGCCGAGGCGCTTGATGGTCTGCTCGCGTCTTCAGATCAGAAGATCAACGCGGCCATCAGCCTTGAAGTTGAAGACGCCGAGATGGTGACGCGGATTTCGGGTCGCTACACCTGCGCTGGATGCGGTGAGGGCTATCACGACACGTACAAGCAGCCCGTCGAAGACGGCAAATGCGACAAGTGCGGTCACACAGAATTCAAACGCCGCGCCGACGACAATGCCGAGACGGTCGCGTCGCGTCTGGCGGCCTATCACGCGCAGACCGCACCGCTGATTGACTACTATCAAGCCCAGGGCGTGCTGAAAGGCATCGATGCCATGGGCCAGATCGACGACATCGCGCAAGACCTTCAAGGGATTGTCGGCGAGGTCATGAAATAA
- a CDS encoding DUF4212 domain-containing protein, translating to MADHSTNSAQTAEADKGYWQANLRLIYISLAIWALVSFGFGILLRPLLSGIAVGGTDLGFWFAQQGSILVFLVLIFNYAWRMNKLDAEHGVDEE from the coding sequence ATGGCGGATCATTCAACAAACTCCGCGCAGACTGCCGAAGCCGACAAGGGCTATTGGCAGGCCAACCTGCGCCTCATCTACATCAGCCTCGCGATTTGGGCGCTGGTGTCGTTTGGATTCGGCATTCTGCTGCGTCCGCTGCTGTCCGGCATCGCCGTTGGCGGTACAGATCTGGGCTTTTGGTTCGCTCAGCAAGGATCGATCCTGGTCTTTCTGGTGCTGATCTTCAACTACGCCTGGCGCATGAACAAGCTCGACGCTGAGCACGGCGTGGACGAGGAGTAA